The stretch of DNA TCGATATTTTTCCTACCTAATCCGGTTTTATAATTTAGATTCTTTAGAAAATTCAATCCTAAAAATGAAGCTAACAAAACTTTAAATTGAAATAATAATCTTTTAAAAACACTTTTTTTATCAGGCTTTTTAAAAAATTCAGGAGATTTTAAAAATTGAAACAAAAGATAAACTCTTATATATGGATAAATATTCAGAGATTTATATTTTAAAGTATCAATAGGAAATTCTTTTTCCATTTTATCAAACATTCTTTCTGCTTCCAAATATTTCATAGCCTATTTTTTTGAAATATATTTTTTAAATATTGTATTAAACTCATTTTTGTATTTGTAAAAAACCACTATTGAAAAAGATGAAAAAATTACTAATTTTATAAGGATAGAATAAACAAGAGAAACAGAATAATAATTTAAAAGATAGCTAAATGAGAAAAATCCTATCAAAACAATAATTAAAATTGCAAAATTGAACATTGGAGGAACATGAAGTTTGAGAACATACTTTGTTATAAACCAACCAAATGCAGCCATTACAAAATATGAAGCAATTGTAGTGTAAGCCGCTACTTCATATCCATGTATTGGAATCAGCCATACATTTAATAAAATGTTAATTACTCCAGCCGATAAAGAAGCAACAGATAGCCAAATTGTTTTGTAGGAATAGGAAATTTTTCTACTAAAAAATCCCCAAATACCCCAAAATACATAACCAAGAACAACATACGGAATTAAATATAAAGCGGAAACATAATTCTTGTGTGCTATCAACAAACCGAGGTCAGGACCGAACAACATTAAAAACATAGCAGCTATTAACATCATTCGAAAAATCTTACTGATATCAGCATCAATTTTTTTGAAATTTTTTACTTTCATATCGTCATAAAAATCAGGTGTCCATGCTTGCAACAAAGCAATAACAACAATTGAAAGCAACATCCCGATATTGTATGCAAGACTGTACAAACCAGCATCTTCGCTTCCTGTGTAGCCTTTTATCATTATTCTGTCAAATTGAGCGAGAATAATTCCGCTAAGTGCATGAGGTAATCTTGGAAGAGAATATTTTAAAATGAATGTTAAATGTTTTTTTGATAAAGCTGTTTTAAAAAATGGTTTCAGGTAGTAAATCATTACAATACTCAAAAGTCCACCAATTACTAATTGTCCGAGAATAACAGCAAAATATTTTTGTTCTTTGTAAAGAATCAATAGCCCGATACCTAAAGCAAAACCAATATAAGCCTTTAAAACTTCAATTGTTGCAACAAGCTTACTTCTTCTTTGAGCAACAAAAATTTGTCTAAAAATAAGGCTTGCTAATTGAATTACAACATAAGGAATCATTAGAAGTACAAGCTTACGAGGCATTTCCAGTAAGTTGCTTACTGCATCCGAAAAAATTGTAAAAACAACTATTGAAATAAAAAGAATTGACGAGGCAAGAATAACAGATGTTCCAAAGAAACTATTAAAATCATCCTTTTGTTCATACCAATATCTACTTATTGCAGTATGAGAATTTAAAGTAAGAATGATTACAAAAATTCCAACATAGCTTAAAAATACATTGTAAACACCATATTCTTCGGTTGTTAAAAGATAGGTAAGAACAGGAATAGAAATAAAGCCCAACGCCTTTGTAGCCAAGGATGCAGAAAAATAATTCGTTGAATGTTTTAAT from Bacteroidota bacterium encodes:
- a CDS encoding oligosaccharide flippase family protein; translation: MALIDTLKHSTNYFSASLATKALGFISIPVLTYLLTTEEYGVYNVFLSYVGIFVIILTLNSHTAISRYWYEQKDDFNSFFGTSVILASSILFISIVVFTIFSDAVSNLLEMPRKLVLLMIPYVVIQLASLIFRQIFVAQRRSKLVATIEVLKAYIGFALGIGLLILYKEQKYFAVILGQLVIGGLLSIVMIYYLKPFFKTALSKKHLTFILKYSLPRLPHALSGIILAQFDRIMIKGYTGSEDAGLYSLAYNIGMLLSIVVIALLQAWTPDFYDDMKVKNFKKIDADISKIFRMMLIAAMFLMLFGPDLGLLIAHKNYVSALYLIPYVVLGYVFWGIWGFFSRKISYSYKTIWLSVASLSAGVINILLNVWLIPIHGYEVAAYTTIASYFVMAAFGWFITKYVLKLHVPPMFNFAILIIVLIGFFSFSYLLNYYSVSLVYSILIKLVIFSSFSIVVFYKYKNEFNTIFKKYISKK